A genomic region of Dreissena polymorpha isolate Duluth1 chromosome 4, UMN_Dpol_1.0, whole genome shotgun sequence contains the following coding sequences:
- the LOC127876099 gene encoding tubulin beta chain-like gives MREIVHLQAGQCGNQIGSKFWEVISDEHGIDPTGSYHGDSDLQLERINVYYNEASGGKYVPRAVLIDLEPGTMDSVRSGPFGQIFRPDNFVFGQSGAGNNWAKGHYTEGAELVDSVLDVVRKEAENCDCLQGFQLTHSLGGGTGSGMGTLLISKIREEYPDRIMVTYSVVPSPKVSDTVVEPYNATLSVHQLVENTDETFCIDNEALYDICFRTLKLTTPTYGDLNHLVSATMSGVTTCLRFPGQLNADLRKLAVNMVPFPRLHFFMPGFAPLTSRGSQQYRALTVPELTQQMFDAKNMMTACDPRHGRYLTVAAIFRGRMSMKEVDEQILNVQNKNSSYFVEWIPNNVKTAVCDIPPRGLKMSATFIGNSTAIQELFKRISEQFTVMFRRKAFLHWYTGEGMDEMEFTEAESNMNDLVSEYQQYQDATAEEEGELDEEEGEAEPE, from the exons ATGCGCGAAATTGTCCATCTTCAAGCAGGTCAATGTGGAAACCAAATCGGATCTAAg TTCTGGGAGGTTATCTCCGACGAGCATGGTATCGATCCCACCGGATCCTACCACGGTGACTCCGACCTTCAGCTCGAGAGAATCAACGTCTACTACAATGAAGCTTCCG GTGGAAAGTATGTTCCCCGCGCAGTGCTCATCGATCTCGAGCCGGGAACTATGGACTCGGTGAGATCCGGTCCATTCGGACAGATCTTCAGGCCGGATAACTTCGTTTTCGGACAGAGCGGCGCAGGCAACAACTGGGCCAAGGGTCACTACACAGAGGGCGCTGAGCTCGTAGACTCCGTGCTCGACGTCGTCCGCAAGGAGGCTGAGAATTGCGACTGCCTGCAAGGGTTCCAGTTGACACACTCGCTCGGTGGAGGTACCGGAAGTGGCATGGGAACGTTGTTGATCAGCAAAATCCGCGAGGAGTACCCAGACCGAATCATGGTCACATACTCCGTAGTTCCTTCGCCGAAG GTATCCGACACTGTCGTTGAGCCGTACAACGCCACCCTGTCTGTTCACCAGCTAGTTGAGAATACCGACGAGACATTCTGCATAGACAACGAGGCTCTCTACGACATCTGCTTTAGGACCCTGAAACTCACCACCCCCACATACGGAGACTTGAATCATCTAGTGTCCGCCACTATGTCCGGTGTGACCACGTGCCTCCGATTCCCGGGTCAACTGAACGCCGATCTCCGCAAACTCGCCGTGAACATGGTGCCCTTCCCACGGCTTCATTTCTTCATGCCAGGGTTCGCTCCCCTGACTTCCCGTGGTAGCCAGCAGTACAGGGCCCTCACCGTCCCTGAGCTCACACAGCAGATGTTTGACGCCAAGAACATGATGACTGCTTGCGACCCACGTCATGGCAGGTACCTGACGGTCGCTGCCATATTCCGTGGGCGCATGTCAATGAAGGAAGTCGACGAACAGATATTGAACGTACAAAACAAGAACAGCAGCTACTTCGTTGAATGGATCCCAAACAACGTGAAGACCGCCGTCTGCGATATTCCCCCACGTGGTCTCAAGATGTCCGCCACCTTCATCGGCAACAGCACCGCCATCCAGGAGCTGTTCAAGCGTATCTCTGAGCAGTTCACTGTAATGTTCCGTCGCAAGGCTTTCCTCCACTGGTACACCGGCGAGGGCATGGACGAGATGGAATTCACTGAGGCCGAGTCGAACATGAACGACCTTGTTTCTGAGTACCAGCAATACCAGGACGCCACCGCGGAGGAGGAGGGAGAGTTAGATGAGGAGGAGGGAGAGGCTGAACCAGAGTAA
- the LOC127876097 gene encoding tubulin beta-4B chain-like, translated as MREIVHLQAGQCGNQIGAKFWEVISDEHGIDPTGTYHGDSDLQLERINVYYNEATGGKYVPRAVLVDLEPGTMDSVRSGPFGQVFRPDNFVFGQSGAGNNWAKGHYTEGAELVDSVLDVVRKEAESCDCLQGFQLTHSLGGGTGSGMGTLLISKIREEYPDRIMLTFSVVPSPKVSDTVVEPYNATLSVHQLVENTDETYCIDNEALYDICFRTLKLTTPTYGDLNHLVSATMSGVTTCLRFPGQLNADLRKLAVNMVPFPRLHFFMPGFAPLTSRGSQQYRALTVPELTQQMFDAKNMMAACDPRHGRYLTVAAIFRGRMSMKEVDEQLLNVQNKNSSYFVEWIPNNVKTAVCDIPPRGLKMSATFIGNSTAIQELFKRISEQFTAMFRRKAFLHWYTGEGMDEMEFTEAESNMNDLVSEYQQYQDATAEEEGELDEEEGEAEGN; from the exons ATGCGTGAAATTGTCCATCTTCAAGCGGGTCAGTGTGGAAACCAGATTGGTGCTAAG TTCTGGGAGGTGATCTCTGACGAGCATGGTATTGACCCCACAGGAACCTACCATGGTGACTCGGACCTCCAGCTGGAGAGAATCAATGTCTACTACAATGAGGCCACCG GTGGAAAGTATGTTCCCCGTGCAGTGCTTGTTGATCTTGAGCCTGGAACAATGGACTCTGTCAGATCCGGACCATTCGGACAGGTCTTCAGGCCTGACAACTTTGTGTTCGGACAGAGTGGTGCAGGCAACAACTGGGCTAAGGGTCACTACACAGAGGGCGCTGAGCTCGTAGACTCTGTGCTAGATGTTGTTCGCAAGGAGGCAGAGTCATGCGACTGTCTACAGGGTTTCCAACTGACACACTCGCTGGGTGGTGGTACCGGAAGTGGCATGGGGACGCTGTTGATCAGCAAGATCCGGGAGGAATACCCCGACAGAATCATGCTCACATTCTCTGTTGTTCCTTCTCCAAAG GTATCAGACACAGTTGTTGAGCCTTACAACGCCACCCTCTCAGTTCACCAGCTAGTTGAGAATACCGACGAGACCTACTGTATCGACAACGAGGCTCTCTACGACATCTGCTTCAGGACCCTGAAACTCACCACCCCCACATACGGAGACTTGAACCATCTGGTATCCGCCACTATGTCCGGTGTGACCACTTGTCTCCGATTTCCGGGTCAATTGAACGCTGATCTCCGCAAACTCGCAGTGAACATGGTGCCCTTCCCACGTCTGCATTTCTTCATGCCTGGGTTCGCTCCACTTACATCCCGTGGTAGCCAGCAGTACAGGGCCCTCACTGTCCCTGAGCTCACACAGCAGATGTTTGATGCCAAGAACATGATGGCCGCCTGTGACCCACGTCATGGTAGGTACTTGACGGTCGCTGCCATCTTCCGAGGCCGCATGTCCATGAAGGAAGTTGATGAGCAGTTGCTGAACGTACAGAACAAGAACAGCAGCTACTTCGTGGAATGGATTCCCAACAATGTGAAGACCGCTGTCTGCGATATTCCTCCGCGTGGTCTCAAGATGTCCGCCACTTTTATTGGCAATAGTACCGCCATCCAGGAGCTATTCAAGCGCATCTCTGAGCAGTTCACCGCTATGTTCCGTCGCAAGGCTTTCCTCCACTGGTACACCGGCGAGGGCATGGATGAGATGGAATTCACTGAGGCAGAGTCTAACATGAACGACCTTGTTTCCGAGTATCAGCAGTACCAGGACGCCACCGCGGAGGAGGAGGGAGAGTTGGATGAGGAGGAGGGTGAAGCTGAGGGCAACTAG